A window from Malania oleifera isolate guangnan ecotype guangnan chromosome 7, ASM2987363v1, whole genome shotgun sequence encodes these proteins:
- the LOC131160130 gene encoding protein SLOW WALKER 1, with protein MAESQIAKTFPVKPKQKPKPKKPSSTPESKYWRSFNSHQIPNLISSVTSIDFSPVSPHDFAATFSTSLTIYNSETFEPKTTIPAFSDVAFSAAFRSDGKLIAAGGQSGLVQVFDIKTRSALRQLRGHTRPVRLVRYPRFDRLHLFSGGDDALVKYWDIAGETQIVELKGHKDYVRCGSGSPASSEMFATGSYDHTVRLWDVRVSSSNSVMEVNHGKPVEDVIFLPSGGLIVTAGGNSVKIWDVIGGGKLVHTIESHNKTVTSLCVGKIGKDSGEESQQYRLLSVALDGYMKVFDYSKMKITHSMRFPAPLLSVGFSPDCSTRVIGTSNGIIFAGKRKKVKHEESRLGDFVGLGSIGEEPQRRVLKPSNYRYFHRSQGEKPSEGDYLVLRQKKVKLSEHDKLLKKFRHREALVSALRGKNPENVVAVMEELVARKKLLKCVSNLDTEELGLLLMFLQRHSTLPRFSGLLMRLTRKVVEMRAEDIRASDILKGHIRNLKRSVDEEIRVQQSLQEIQGIISPLLRIAGRR; from the coding sequence ATGGCGGAATCTCAGATAGCCAAGACTTTCCCAGTGAAACCCAAGCAAAAACCCAAACCGAAAAAACCCTCGTCAACCCCAGAATCCAAATACTGGCGATCCTTCAACTCCCACCAAATCCCAAACCTCATCTCCTCTGTTACCTCCATCGACTTCTCCCCCGTTTCTCCTCATGATTTCGCTGCCACATTCTCCACCTCCCTCACCATCTATAACTCTGAAACCTTCGAACCCAAGACCACTATCCCTGCCTTCTCCGATGTCGCCTTCTCCGCTGCCTTCCGCTCTGATGGCAAGCTCATCGCCGCTGGTGGACAGTCCGGCTTGGTGCAAGTATTCGATATCAAGACCCGATCTGCCCTTCGTCAGCTGCGTGGCCACACACGACCTGTTCGTCTCGTTCGATACCCTCGCTTTGATCGGTTGCATCTGTTCTCCGGCGGCGACGATGCGCTGGTTAAGTATTGGGACATTGCGGGCGAGACTCAGATCGTCGAATTGAAAGGACATAAAGATTATGTGCGGTGCGGGTCAGGTTCTCCAGCAAGTTCGGAGATGTTTGCGACAGGTTCCTACGATCATACTGTTAGGTTGTGGGATGTGAGGGTTTCAAGTTCCAACTCGGTGATGGAGGTTAATCATGGGAAACCGGTCGAGGATGTAATTTTTTTACCTTCTGGTGGTTTAATTGTGACGGCAGGAGGAAATAGTGTGAAGATTTGGGATGTGATAGGAGGCGGGAAGCTTGTCCACACAATAGAGAGTCATAATAAGACTGTTACTTCGTTATGTGTGGGGAAGATTGGTAAGGATAGTGGGGAGGAGTCCCAACAGTATCGGCTTTTGAGTGTGGCGTTGGATGGGTATATGAAAGTTTTTGATTACTCAAAGATGAAGATTACCCATTCAATGAGGTTCCCAGCGCCCCTTTTGTCAGTTGGGTTCTCCCCGGATTGCTCTACAAGAGTTATTGGTACTTCAAATGGGATCATATTTGCTGGCAAGAGGAAGAAGGTGAAACATGAGGAGTCGAGGTTAGGAGATTTTGTGGGTTTGGGTTCAATTGGGGAAGAACCCCAGAGACGGGTGTTGAAGCCCTCGAATTATCGGTATTTTCATCGGAGCCAGGGAGAGAAGCCTTCAGAAGGGGATTACTTGGTTTTAAGGCAGAAGAAGGTGAAATTGTCCGAACATGATAAGCTATTGAAGAAGTTTAGACACAGGGAAGCTTTGGTGTCTGCATTAAGGGGCAAGAATCCAGAAAATGTGGTGGCAGTGATGGAGGAACTGGTGGCGAGGAAGAAGTTGTTGAAATGTGTATCGAATTTGGACACAGAGGAGCTTGGATTGTTGTTGATGTTCCTGCAGAGGCACTCTACCTTGCCAAGGTTTTCTGGATTGTTAATGAGGTTAACAAGGAAGGTTGTAGAAATGCGTGCTGAAGATATTAGAGCTTCCGACATCTTGAAAGGCCACATTAGAAACCTTAAGCGGTCAGTTGATGAGGAGATACGGGTTCAACAGTCATTGCAGGAGATACAGGGTATAATTTCTCCATTGTTGAGGATTGCTGGAAGAAGATAG